The following are encoded together in the Streptomyces sp. NBC_01465 genome:
- a CDS encoding DUF6286 domain-containing protein yields the protein MSEYEPAPGEAGTQRLPVIERTPETAGSPGLDQSASSAAYGPVGPGGVKAHRFWSPRRTPALLLALVVIGAAGVLLYDISAVRAGRPAMHWRKTAVDDLATRPLDDTWVLVGAGVAAALGLWLILLAATPGLRSVLPMRRTTEAVRAGLDREAAALVLRDRAMEVAGVQSVRINLKRSKVSVRAVSHFRELDDVRADLDTALGAGITDLGLAKPPGLSVHVNRPAKKK from the coding sequence GGCACGCAGCGGCTGCCGGTCATCGAGCGGACGCCGGAGACGGCCGGTTCGCCGGGCCTCGACCAGTCCGCCTCTTCGGCGGCGTACGGACCGGTGGGCCCCGGAGGCGTCAAGGCCCACCGCTTCTGGTCCCCGCGCCGCACCCCCGCCCTGCTGCTCGCCCTCGTGGTGATCGGCGCCGCGGGGGTGCTGCTGTACGACATCTCCGCGGTCCGGGCGGGACGCCCGGCGATGCACTGGCGCAAGACGGCCGTCGACGATCTGGCGACCCGGCCGCTGGACGACACCTGGGTCCTGGTCGGTGCGGGCGTCGCGGCCGCGCTGGGACTGTGGCTGATCCTCCTGGCGGCGACGCCGGGACTCCGCTCAGTGCTGCCGATGCGGCGCACCACGGAGGCCGTGAGGGCCGGACTCGACCGGGAGGCGGCGGCGCTGGTACTGCGCGACCGGGCGATGGAGGTCGCCGGGGTGCAGTCGGTCCGTATCAACCTGAAGCGGTCGAAGGTCTCGGTGCGCGCGGTGTCGCACTTCCGTGAACTCGACGACGTACGGGCCGACTTGGACACCGCGCTGGGCGCGGGCATCACGGATCTGGGTCTCGCGAAACCGCCGGGGCTCTCCGTGCACGTCAATCGGCCGGCCAAGAAGAAGTAG
- the amaP gene encoding alkaline shock response membrane anchor protein AmaP gives MLKSVNRVLLGLAGLVLLVVGGAVLATGLSWSVPSWWPWDGRHDVLLSTADRTRWRDEGWWWPAVIAALAVVVLLALWWLLAQLRRSRLSEVLVNSGDGDGARLRGRALEGVLASEAEALPGVDRASVTLTGRRTAPEARIGLLLEAHAQPAAAVADLTGEALEHARASAGLAALPAEVRLRAVKHRAQRVS, from the coding sequence ATGCTGAAGTCGGTCAACCGGGTGCTGCTCGGTCTCGCGGGACTTGTCCTGCTCGTCGTCGGCGGCGCGGTCCTGGCGACCGGTCTCAGCTGGTCGGTGCCGTCGTGGTGGCCGTGGGACGGGCGTCACGACGTTCTGCTGAGCACGGCGGACCGGACCAGGTGGCGCGACGAGGGCTGGTGGTGGCCTGCGGTCATCGCGGCGCTCGCGGTCGTCGTCCTGCTGGCGCTGTGGTGGCTTCTGGCCCAGTTGCGGCGCTCGCGGCTCTCCGAGGTCCTGGTGAACAGCGGGGACGGCGACGGGGCGCGGCTGCGCGGTCGCGCGCTGGAGGGGGTGCTGGCGAGCGAGGCGGAGGCGCTGCCCGGAGTGGACCGTGCGAGCGTCACGCTGACGGGGCGCCGTACGGCCCCCGAGGCCCGCATCGGCCTCCTCCTCGAAGCCCACGCCCAGCCCGCCGCCGCGGTCGCCGACCTCACCGGGGAGGCACTGGAGCACGCCCGCGCGTCGGCGGGTCTGGCGGCGCTCCCCGCCGAGGTCCGGCTGCGCGCGGTCAAGCACCGCGCGCAACGGGTGTCGTAA
- a CDS encoding enoyl-CoA hydratase/isomerase family protein, whose translation MTSPDNVLDKDGVRLTVEDAIATVTLTNPEKRNAQSPALWRALTEAGRSLPGSVRVVVLRGEGKSFSAGLDRQAFTPEGFDGEPSFLDMARGDDAELDATIAEYQEAFTWWRRNDLITVAAVQGHAIGAGFQLALACDLRVVAEDVQFAMRETSLGLVPDLTGTHPLVGLVGYARALEICVTGRFVGADEAVGSGLANLSVPADELDGAVRDLAGALLAAPRDAVIETKALLSGASARTYEDQRTAERAAQGRRLRDLAGLSD comes from the coding sequence ATGACCTCGCCCGACAACGTGCTCGACAAGGACGGCGTACGGCTCACCGTCGAGGACGCGATTGCCACGGTGACACTGACCAACCCGGAGAAGCGCAACGCTCAGTCTCCCGCTCTGTGGCGGGCGTTGACGGAAGCCGGGCGGTCACTTCCGGGCAGTGTGCGCGTCGTGGTGCTGCGCGGCGAAGGCAAGTCCTTCTCCGCCGGCCTGGACCGTCAGGCATTCACGCCTGAGGGTTTCGACGGTGAGCCTTCCTTCCTCGACATGGCACGCGGCGACGACGCCGAGCTCGACGCGACCATCGCCGAGTACCAGGAGGCGTTCACCTGGTGGCGGCGCAACGACCTGATCACCGTCGCTGCCGTTCAGGGCCATGCGATCGGTGCCGGATTCCAGCTCGCCCTCGCCTGTGACCTGCGGGTCGTCGCCGAGGACGTGCAATTCGCCATGCGTGAGACCAGCCTCGGTCTCGTCCCCGACCTCACGGGCACCCACCCGCTGGTGGGCCTCGTGGGGTATGCCCGTGCGCTCGAGATCTGTGTCACCGGGCGCTTCGTCGGCGCGGACGAGGCAGTGGGCTCCGGCCTCGCCAATCTCTCCGTACCTGCGGACGAACTCGACGGCGCCGTACGGGACTTGGCGGGCGCCCTGCTGGCCGCACCCCGTGACGCCGTCATCGAGACCAAGGCGCTGCTGAGCGGCGCGTCGGCCCGTACGTACGAGGACCAGCGCACCGCCGAGCGTGCCGCCCAGGGCCGCCGGCTGCGCGATCTGGCCGGACTGAGCGACTGA
- a CDS encoding helix-turn-helix domain-containing protein, which produces MAETLKKGSRVTGAARDKLAADLKKQYDSGASIRALAESTGRSYGFVHRMLSESGVTLRGRGGATRGKKAASA; this is translated from the coding sequence GTGGCCGAGACTCTGAAGAAGGGCAGCCGGGTAACCGGCGCCGCGCGCGACAAGCTCGCGGCAGACCTGAAGAAGCAGTACGACTCCGGTGCGAGTATCCGGGCGTTGGCCGAATCGACCGGCCGCTCCTATGGATTCGTCCACCGGATGCTCAGTGAATCCGGCGTGACGCTGCGAGGCCGCGGCGGAGCGACCCGAGGCAAGAAGGCTGCCTCGGCCTGA
- a CDS encoding ABC-F family ATP-binding cassette domain-containing protein gives MITASGIELRAGARILIENASFRVAKGDRIGLVGRNGAGKTTLTKCLAGEGTPAGGTITRSGEVGYLPQDPRTGDLDVLARDRILSARELDSVLRKMRENEERMSTGQGATREKAMKKYERLETEFLTKGGYAAEAEAATIAAALGLPDRVLGQPLHTLSGGQRRRVELARILFSDADTLLLDEPTNHLDADSIVWLRDYLKTYRGGFIVISHDVDLVETVVNKVFYLDANRAQIDVYNMGWKLYQQQREADEKRRKRERQNAEKKAAALNSQADKMRAKATKTVAAQNMAKRAERLLSGLEAVRVSDKVAKLRFPEPAPCGKTPLMAEGLSKSYGSLEIFTDVDLAIDKGSRVVILGLNGAGKTTLLRLLAKAEKPDTGTVIEGHGLKMGYYAQEHETLDPERTVLENMRSSAPDLDLVEVRKTLGSFLFSGDDVDKPAGVLSGGEKTRLALATLVVSSANVLLLDEPTNNLDPASREEILGALRTYKGAVILVTHDEGAVEALEPERIILLPDGVEDLWGPDYRDLVALA, from the coding sequence GTGATCACCGCTTCCGGCATCGAGCTGCGCGCCGGCGCCCGCATCCTCATCGAGAACGCCTCCTTCCGCGTCGCCAAGGGCGACCGCATCGGCCTCGTCGGCCGCAACGGAGCGGGCAAGACGACCCTCACCAAGTGCCTCGCCGGCGAGGGCACCCCCGCGGGCGGCACCATCACGCGCTCCGGCGAGGTCGGCTACCTCCCGCAGGACCCGCGCACCGGCGACCTCGACGTCCTGGCCCGCGACCGCATCCTCTCCGCCCGTGAGCTCGACTCCGTCCTGCGCAAGATGCGCGAGAACGAGGAGCGCATGTCCACCGGACAGGGCGCCACGCGCGAGAAGGCGATGAAGAAGTACGAGCGCCTGGAGACGGAGTTCCTCACCAAGGGCGGTTACGCCGCCGAGGCCGAGGCCGCCACCATCGCCGCGGCCCTGGGCCTGCCCGACCGCGTGCTCGGCCAGCCCCTCCACACGCTCTCCGGCGGTCAGCGCCGCCGCGTCGAGCTGGCCCGGATCCTCTTCTCCGACGCCGACACCCTGCTCCTCGACGAGCCCACGAACCACCTCGACGCCGACTCCATCGTCTGGCTGCGCGACTATCTGAAGACCTACCGCGGCGGCTTCATCGTGATCTCCCACGATGTGGACCTGGTCGAGACGGTCGTCAACAAGGTCTTCTACCTGGACGCCAACCGCGCCCAGATCGACGTCTACAACATGGGCTGGAAGCTCTACCAGCAGCAGCGCGAGGCCGACGAGAAGCGCCGCAAGCGCGAGCGCCAGAACGCCGAGAAGAAGGCCGCAGCGCTCAACTCGCAGGCCGACAAGATGCGCGCCAAGGCCACCAAGACGGTCGCCGCGCAGAACATGGCCAAGCGCGCCGAGCGCCTGCTCTCGGGCCTGGAGGCCGTCCGCGTCTCCGACAAGGTCGCCAAGCTCCGCTTCCCCGAGCCCGCGCCCTGCGGCAAGACCCCGCTGATGGCGGAGGGCCTGTCGAAGTCGTACGGCTCCCTGGAGATCTTCACCGACGTCGACCTGGCGATCGACAAGGGCTCGCGCGTCGTCATCCTCGGCCTCAACGGCGCCGGCAAGACCACGCTCCTGCGGCTCCTCGCCAAGGCGGAGAAGCCCGACACCGGGACGGTCATCGAGGGCCACGGCCTGAAGATGGGCTACTACGCCCAGGAGCACGAGACGCTGGACCCCGAGCGCACCGTCCTGGAGAACATGCGCTCCTCGGCGCCCGACCTCGACCTCGTCGAGGTCCGCAAGACCCTCGGCTCCTTCCTCTTCTCCGGCGACGACGTCGACAAGCCGGCAGGGGTCCTGTCCGGCGGCGAGAAGACCCGTCTCGCCCTGGCGACCCTGGTCGTCTCCTCGGCCAACGTCCTGCTCCTCGACGAGCCCACCAACAACCTCGACCCGGCCAGCCGGGAAGAGATCCTGGGCGCGCTGCGTACGTACAAGGGCGCCGTCATCCTCGTCACCCACGACGAGGGCGCGGTCGAGGCGCTCGAGCCGGAGCGGATCATCCTGCTCCCCGACGGCGTCGAGGACCTGTGGGGCCCCGACTACCGGGATCTGGTCGCACTCGCCTGA
- the ypfJ gene encoding KPN_02809 family neutral zinc metallopeptidase has product MQFDDDANLDTSEVQDVRGSRVPGGKATIGGGIAGIIALIMGLFFGVGPEQLGLSSGDSGTTATASSVAQVQQSCRKGTDANAKEDCRTVAVVNSLQDYWRQEFTRRGGTYSPAQTTLFSDRVTTACGAATSAVGPFYCPRDNKVYLDLGFFNELQTKFGSSGGPFAQAYVVAHEYGHHVQQLMGTLGKSQDGRQGANSNAVKVELQADCYAGVWAHHATTTPDESGRPLISSLTQADIEDGLSAAAAVGDDRIQEKFQGRVTPESWTHGSAAQRQQWFHTGFRTGDMSQCNTFR; this is encoded by the coding sequence ATGCAATTCGATGACGACGCCAATCTGGACACCTCCGAGGTCCAGGATGTGCGCGGAAGCCGCGTCCCCGGGGGCAAGGCCACCATCGGCGGCGGCATCGCGGGCATCATCGCGCTGATCATGGGGCTGTTCTTCGGAGTGGGGCCCGAGCAACTGGGGCTGTCCTCGGGCGACTCCGGCACGACGGCCACCGCGTCGTCCGTGGCGCAGGTGCAGCAGAGCTGCCGCAAGGGCACGGACGCCAACGCCAAGGAGGACTGCCGTACGGTCGCGGTGGTCAACAGCCTCCAGGACTACTGGCGGCAGGAGTTCACCCGGCGGGGTGGCACCTACTCACCCGCACAGACGACTCTCTTCTCCGACCGGGTCACCACGGCGTGCGGGGCGGCGACCTCCGCGGTCGGGCCCTTCTACTGCCCGCGCGACAACAAGGTCTATCTGGACCTGGGGTTCTTCAACGAGCTGCAGACCAAGTTCGGTTCCAGCGGCGGTCCCTTCGCGCAGGCCTATGTGGTGGCGCACGAGTACGGCCACCATGTGCAGCAGCTGATGGGAACGCTCGGCAAGTCGCAGGACGGGCGGCAGGGCGCCAACAGCAACGCGGTGAAGGTGGAGCTGCAGGCCGACTGCTACGCCGGGGTGTGGGCGCACCATGCGACGACCACGCCGGACGAGTCGGGGCGGCCGCTGATCAGCTCGCTGACGCAGGCCGACATCGAGGACGGACTGAGCGCCGCGGCGGCGGTCGGAGACGACCGCATCCAGGAGAAGTTCCAGGGCCGGGTCACGCCGGAGTCATGGACGCACGGTTCGGCCGCGCAGCGCCAGCAGTGGTTCCACACCGGGTTCCGCACGGGCGACATGAGCCAGTGCAACACCTTCCGGTGA
- a CDS encoding VOC family protein, whose product MANTISPTILYDDAKAAVQLLKDAFGFSEVGVYEDENGLVVHAELTYGDGTVMLGSRGREGVFAKALADGGPVGVYVVVENVDAHHQQARDHGVEILMPPTDQDYGGRDYMARDAEGNVWSFGTYVPGGAAAG is encoded by the coding sequence ATGGCCAACACCATCAGTCCGACGATTCTGTACGACGACGCGAAAGCAGCGGTCCAGCTGCTGAAGGACGCCTTCGGTTTCAGCGAGGTGGGTGTCTACGAGGACGAGAACGGCCTGGTCGTCCACGCCGAACTGACCTACGGCGACGGCACCGTGATGCTCGGCTCGAGGGGCCGGGAGGGCGTCTTCGCCAAGGCCCTGGCCGACGGCGGTCCGGTCGGGGTGTACGTCGTCGTGGAGAACGTCGACGCACACCACCAGCAGGCACGGGACCACGGGGTGGAGATCCTGATGCCGCCCACCGACCAGGACTACGGCGGTCGGGACTACATGGCACGCGACGCCGAGGGCAACGTGTGGAGC